From a single Synergistaceae bacterium genomic region:
- a CDS encoding ATP-binding protein — translation MNREYARWQTENIRQALAVRRVVVVSGARQTGKTTISRQVITKDGDYRTLDDADMLAFSLSDPKGFVMNRAGTMVIDEIQKAPKLVPEIKQAVDRNNRPGQYLLTGSANILTLPTISDSLAGRVKYVRLRPLTVGEVLGKPPGFLKQAFDKNFPPKITGYDKEAIIELAFRGGYPEAVAIDNPNDRKDWHADYMKALIERDLKDISNIRRQDTLKDLVGILAAWSSKFMEMSQITSALALNKITLDSYINTLIAMFMFEKVPPWIKTDYERVGRRAKFFATDTGIMTSVLGWNPKEVFMNEDRSGKLFETFVFQELAAQVDLENQYTLYQYRDRVKREIDFLVEREDGVLLGVEVKAGHSVSREDFASQEWFAENILKSKKQYIGLVLYSGDRVIPYGNMLAVPIASLWAT, via the coding sequence GTGAACAGGGAATATGCGCGCTGGCAGACAGAAAATATCAGGCAGGCACTCGCTGTAAGACGAGTCGTCGTTGTTTCCGGAGCGAGACAGACAGGAAAAACCACGATTTCCAGGCAGGTAATAACAAAGGACGGGGATTATCGAACTCTGGACGATGCCGATATGCTGGCTTTTTCTCTCTCCGACCCCAAAGGCTTTGTCATGAACAGGGCCGGCACGATGGTCATAGACGAAATACAGAAAGCCCCAAAACTCGTTCCGGAAATCAAGCAGGCCGTAGACAGGAATAATCGTCCAGGGCAATATCTTCTTACCGGTTCGGCCAATATATTGACTTTACCGACTATTTCTGACAGTCTGGCGGGACGCGTAAAGTATGTGCGCCTGCGTCCGCTGACCGTGGGAGAGGTTCTGGGCAAGCCGCCGGGCTTTCTGAAACAGGCGTTCGATAAAAATTTTCCGCCTAAAATCACCGGATACGATAAAGAGGCGATTATTGAACTGGCGTTCCGGGGAGGTTACCCCGAGGCTGTTGCCATCGACAATCCGAACGACAGAAAAGACTGGCATGCTGACTATATGAAAGCCCTGATAGAACGCGACCTGAAGGACATCTCGAATATTCGGAGACAGGACACGCTGAAGGATTTGGTCGGCATCCTTGCCGCGTGGTCATCGAAATTTATGGAAATGTCGCAAATAACCTCGGCGCTGGCACTGAATAAAATTACGCTCGACAGCTACATTAACACGCTTATTGCTATGTTTATGTTTGAGAAAGTACCGCCGTGGATAAAAACGGATTATGAACGCGTCGGTCGCCGAGCGAAGTTTTTTGCGACGGATACCGGGATTATGACTTCCGTTCTCGGTTGGAACCCAAAGGAAGTTTTTATGAATGAAGACCGTTCCGGAAAATTGTTTGAAACCTTTGTATTTCAGGAATTGGCCGCACAGGTCGATTTAGAGAATCAATACACCCTGTATCAATACCGGGACAGAGTTAAACGGGAGATAGATTTTCTTGTGGAACGTGAGGACGGGGTTTTACTGGGCGTGGAAGTTAAAGCGGGACACAGTGTTTCGCGTGAAGATTTTGCTTCGCAGGAATGGTTCGCTGAAAATATATTGAAAAGTAAAAAACAGTATATCGGTTTAGTGTTGTATTCCGGGGACAGGGTTATCCCATATGGAAATATGCTGGCTGTGCCAATCGCGAGTTTATGGGCAACATAA
- a CDS encoding bifunctional precorrin-2 dehydrogenase/sirohydrochlorin ferrochelatase — MEGKFPLFPLFTDISGCRVLVVGGGSVALRRAGTLLTCGARVTVVSPEFHEGFQELHESEAFSSAPGTENPRLIRRPFENFDLEGFFMVVLATDDRELNRRVGQRAKKAGLHVSVADAREECSFFFPALVAEKDAVAAVSGGGRPDLTRRLADRLRQVWSAWVAEETDRDQNDEEVLSQREKDHPCRQP; from the coding sequence ATGGAGGGGAAATTCCCTCTCTTTCCGCTTTTTACGGACATCTCCGGATGCAGGGTTCTCGTGGTGGGCGGCGGTTCCGTGGCGCTGCGGCGCGCAGGGACGCTTCTTACCTGCGGCGCGCGGGTGACGGTGGTCAGCCCCGAATTTCACGAAGGGTTCCAGGAACTGCACGAGTCCGAAGCGTTTTCCTCCGCGCCCGGGACGGAGAATCCGCGGTTGATCCGACGTCCCTTTGAAAACTTCGATCTTGAGGGATTTTTTATGGTGGTTCTGGCCACGGACGATCGGGAGCTCAACCGTCGGGTCGGACAGAGGGCAAAAAAGGCGGGCCTGCATGTCAGCGTCGCCGATGCCCGTGAAGAGTGCAGTTTTTTCTTTCCCGCGCTGGTGGCGGAGAAGGACGCCGTCGCTGCGGTATCCGGAGGCGGACGCCCCGATTTGACCCGTCGCCTGGCCGACCGTCTGCGGCAGGTCTGGAGCGCCTGGGTCGCCGAGGAAACAGATCGAGATCAAAACGATGAGGAAGTGCTGAGTCAACGTGAAAAGGATCATCCGTGTCGGCAGCCGTGA
- the hemC gene encoding hydroxymethylbilane synthase, which translates to MKRIIRVGSRESALAVVQARLVIDAITRVHPGIEIELVTMKTFGDLHQAPFQRLIESGEPGGAKGLFMKELEQALREERIDLAVHSLKDVPMEHEEDLPIVALWGRSDPRDALVLPPGTSEPGEGPAGCSSARRRIQLLELMPERRVEPIRGNIVTRLKKLDEGPFAFLVLAAAGLLRLGLENRISRFFTPEEMLPAAGQGVLACQGRRGAEYDFLGALDDPDVTDCAAAERAFAKQLGGGCTLPVGALAEVHGTELRLAGFCADEKRGICRRGRIAGDRKNAVGLGETLARQLGEE; encoded by the coding sequence GTGAAAAGGATCATCCGTGTCGGCAGCCGTGAAAGCGCTTTAGCCGTCGTACAGGCTCGTCTGGTCATAGACGCGATCACCCGCGTTCACCCTGGGATCGAGATCGAACTGGTGACGATGAAAACCTTCGGGGACCTTCATCAGGCGCCCTTCCAGCGCCTGATTGAGTCCGGAGAGCCGGGCGGCGCGAAAGGGCTGTTCATGAAGGAACTGGAGCAGGCTCTGCGGGAGGAAAGAATCGACCTCGCGGTTCACAGCCTGAAGGACGTGCCGATGGAACACGAAGAAGATCTCCCCATCGTGGCCCTTTGGGGACGCAGCGACCCTCGGGATGCCCTCGTCCTGCCCCCTGGAACTTCCGAACCGGGGGAGGGGCCGGCGGGATGCTCTTCGGCGCGGCGGCGGATCCAGCTTCTTGAGCTCATGCCCGAACGCAGGGTTGAACCGATACGCGGCAATATTGTGACACGTCTCAAAAAATTGGATGAAGGGCCGTTTGCCTTTCTCGTGCTTGCGGCGGCGGGCCTGCTGCGGCTGGGGCTGGAAAATCGCATTTCCCGGTTCTTCACGCCGGAGGAGATGCTTCCCGCGGCGGGACAGGGAGTTCTGGCCTGTCAGGGACGGCGCGGCGCAGAATACGACTTTCTGGGCGCATTGGACGACCCCGACGTCACGGACTGCGCCGCTGCCGAACGCGCCTTCGCGAAACAGCTGGGGGGAGGGTGTACTCTGCCCGTGGGAGCTCTGGCGGAAGTTCACGGCACGGAGCTGCGGCTCGCCGGATTCTGCGCCGACGAAAAACGGGGAATCTGCAGGAGGGGCCGCATTGCGGGAGACCGAAAAAACGCGGTCGGGCTGGGGGAAACTCTGGCGCGGCAGTTGGGAGAAGAATGA
- the cobA gene encoding uroporphyrinogen-III C-methyltransferase: protein MKLKGRVWLVGAGPGDPGLLTVKGLQILERAEVVVYDRLVDPGILRHIPANAERIDAGKQNDRHSIPQEEIEHILIEKAREGRLVVRLKGGDPFLFGRGGEEMEALMKAGIPCEPVPGVTSAIAAPASAGIPVTHRGYSSSLHVITAHRRRGGKPLDYATLARLDGTLVFMMGVTELPNICAGLIGAGMTPGTPAAVVERGTTSRQRCVRASLASLAERAERERVEAPAVIVVGGVAALSERLDWRAALPLCGRRILAAGRPEKSGERLTALLRSRGAEVWEVPCIRTENLEGSLPSLSGYAWLVFTSPTGVRSLFQRLAAEHRDIREIGGAKIAAVGPSTAETLESFGLRTDLTPSVYSGASLGESLLSALRLPSASPGGRLLLLRAQRGAPDLVRILKDGGADYDEVPLYRTIPLKGDPSAAEGFGDLDAAVFTSASAVRSFAETWPDVRLRAACIGEQTERAAREAGYETRVAQKATPEDLADALEDFFTK from the coding sequence ATGAAACTGAAAGGCAGGGTTTGGCTGGTGGGAGCGGGCCCCGGGGATCCCGGGCTTTTGACGGTAAAGGGGCTCCAGATACTGGAACGGGCGGAGGTTGTGGTTTACGACAGGCTGGTCGATCCGGGAATCCTCCGTCACATCCCCGCAAACGCGGAGCGGATCGACGCGGGAAAGCAAAACGACAGGCACTCCATCCCTCAGGAGGAAATCGAACATATTCTTATCGAAAAGGCCCGGGAAGGCCGGCTTGTCGTTCGGCTGAAGGGCGGCGACCCGTTTCTCTTCGGGCGCGGCGGCGAGGAGATGGAGGCCCTGATGAAGGCGGGCATCCCCTGCGAGCCCGTCCCCGGCGTGACCTCGGCCATTGCCGCTCCGGCCAGCGCGGGCATTCCCGTGACGCACCGGGGGTACTCCTCCTCCCTGCACGTGATTACAGCCCACAGGCGAAGAGGCGGGAAACCCCTCGATTACGCGACTCTGGCTCGATTGGACGGGACTCTCGTTTTCATGATGGGGGTCACGGAGCTGCCCAACATCTGCGCCGGGCTGATCGGGGCGGGAATGACGCCGGGCACCCCCGCCGCGGTGGTGGAACGGGGGACGACTTCGCGTCAGAGGTGCGTGAGGGCCTCTCTGGCCTCTCTGGCGGAGCGGGCGGAACGGGAAAGGGTCGAGGCTCCGGCGGTCATCGTTGTGGGAGGCGTGGCGGCCCTGTCGGAACGTCTGGACTGGCGGGCGGCCCTGCCTCTTTGCGGGCGCCGCATCCTGGCGGCGGGCCGGCCGGAGAAGAGCGGAGAGCGTCTGACAGCCCTGCTGCGCTCACGAGGGGCGGAAGTTTGGGAGGTTCCCTGCATCCGGACGGAGAACCTCGAAGGTTCCCTGCCCTCTCTTTCGGGATACGCGTGGCTCGTCTTCACCAGCCCCACGGGCGTAAGAAGCCTTTTTCAGCGGCTGGCGGCGGAACATCGGGACATCCGGGAGATTGGGGGGGCGAAGATCGCGGCGGTGGGCCCTTCCACGGCGGAAACGCTGGAGTCTTTCGGCCTGAGAACGGATCTGACCCCTTCCGTTTACAGCGGAGCGAGCCTTGGGGAAAGCCTGCTTTCGGCGCTGCGGCTTCCTTCCGCTTCACCGGGCGGCCGGCTGCTGCTTCTGCGGGCCCAGCGGGGAGCGCCGGACCTCGTTCGGATTTTGAAAGACGGAGGCGCAGACTACGACGAAGTCCCTCTGTACCGGACGATCCCATTGAAAGGCGATCCCTCCGCCGCGGAGGGTTTTGGAGACCTGGACGCGGCGGTTTTCACCAGTGCTTCCGCCGTCCGAAGTTTCGCCGAAACCTGGCCGGACGTCCGACTTCGAGCCGCCTGTATCGGAGAGCAGACGGAGCGGGCCGCCCGTGAGGCGGGTTATGAGACGCGGGTGGCCCAAAAAGCCACTCCTGAGGACCTGGCCGACGCCCTGGAAGATTTTTTTACAAAGTGA